In Opitutus sp., one genomic interval encodes:
- a CDS encoding fibronectin type III domain-containing protein, translating into MSTPFRLLDVQPTALFPKQKDGQLRQLAWLRVASIAPAAVAGTLDVNLGGRALPSLPVTLVPGESRLELLLPAVSTPTELAVEMRFEGETAPLVWRGEWQPARQWKVYLLKASHYDLGYDGRIDVMQRDAADYLDLARRLCTDHDQYHDWHYHIEHLGFLRAYERERGPQALVAFVEGYLKTGKMTLMGNPSGPHFHWMDYEQLARLPYPARRHLRDRFGLDVTGIAVPDNPSVSWPGYQILAQGGFRHLIKQKTYFRGPGRIAQSPRNPFQLGLPPIAWMTGPDQTSRILTSFHGSYSEQFNLGSGGGYGAAFIDSAALDATNYLEQLARGEVRGPYPYDAVIISNYVDWEVPHEAERAIASWREKFDYPKIQFENAFGALAYLEEKYGAVIPEIRGDTANNSADYSSIDPKAQGEKRETTRLLAFAESLHVLAASRDPEIFAPLTWGFEEAYQTLVEFDEHCWPTMLSVNDQNVFNTVVVKQHGLGRARAFVDQAIARAEQTLLGKNEYPASVPERLAVWNSLAHPRSGIAEYPLPVQALNQRAYHIVEETTGTIVPAEYTPEGKLRFHADVPALGYAVYRLALGSVSLPSAFEVVAREDELAVILHNRWYRLEVSRADGAVRSLRSLVLDRELLDVKAQFSFNTFIRCHAPALFSADLTLKRIGHSTVRVQDQGPISAAVEIITKDNELDVEIVTTLRLFAEEDRLEVINDVRRMGFLHTTKADRYRENVFVAFPFAVPAASFRVEQGPGTLDPAKDLAPGSNTDFVMANRWIDVANADFGITLSPREAACFHCGQINYNQFGPKFKATNSHLFNYVWSNRMAGLTHLSAGSYQATLSYSLRAHAGDWRAGQAADFGWRQALPALVSACAAETPNRLSVLSVDAPNVQLSVLKRSAAPGRGNIVRLVETEGRPTTRVRLGLTGLPCAQATLCDLVENDLSPLPVQGNTVEFDLAAYAFATIRLEGPAEALHAIAELSVQRTTDASIHLAWRTVDDRPAAGFHIFRSEVHAEAPSQRTLVGYTTDREFVDRDLNPGTDYTYRVAVAAADNRQGPASAPLRTATGINNTTPPRPLVEVGVVPLPSKRLWLYWQRSAERDLALYRVHRSSTPDFMPTAETLVAEVPPAREFYVTYRDENVAPGETWFYRVLPVDFAAHEQRTSLCVSGTLPHRL; encoded by the coding sequence ATGTCCACACCCTTCCGCCTCCTCGACGTCCAACCCACGGCCCTATTCCCTAAACAAAAGGATGGGCAACTCCGCCAACTCGCCTGGTTGCGCGTGGCCAGCATCGCGCCCGCCGCCGTTGCGGGGACGCTTGATGTCAATTTAGGGGGGCGCGCTTTACCGTCTCTTCCGGTGACCTTGGTTCCCGGCGAGTCGCGCTTGGAGCTGTTGCTGCCCGCCGTCTCCACGCCGACCGAGCTGGCGGTCGAGATGCGCTTCGAAGGCGAAACCGCGCCGCTGGTCTGGCGTGGCGAGTGGCAACCGGCGCGCCAGTGGAAGGTGTATTTGCTCAAGGCCTCTCACTACGATCTCGGCTACGACGGGCGCATCGACGTCATGCAGCGCGATGCCGCCGATTACCTGGACCTAGCCAGACGCCTCTGCACCGACCACGACCAATATCACGACTGGCACTATCACATTGAGCACTTGGGGTTTCTGCGTGCCTATGAACGCGAGCGAGGGCCGCAGGCTCTGGTCGCGTTTGTCGAAGGCTATCTCAAAACCGGCAAAATGACGCTGATGGGCAACCCCAGCGGCCCGCATTTTCACTGGATGGATTACGAGCAACTCGCCCGCCTGCCCTATCCCGCCCGCCGACATCTGCGCGACCGCTTCGGTTTGGATGTCACCGGCATCGCCGTGCCCGACAACCCCAGCGTCTCTTGGCCCGGCTACCAGATTCTCGCGCAGGGCGGTTTCAGGCACCTGATCAAGCAAAAAACGTATTTTCGCGGCCCGGGACGCATTGCCCAAAGCCCGCGCAACCCGTTTCAACTGGGCTTGCCACCCATCGCTTGGATGACCGGTCCCGATCAAACCAGTCGCATCCTCACCAGCTTCCATGGCAGTTATAGCGAACAATTCAATCTGGGCAGCGGCGGCGGTTATGGAGCCGCCTTTATCGATTCCGCCGCGCTTGATGCTACGAACTATCTGGAGCAACTGGCTCGTGGCGAGGTTCGCGGACCCTACCCTTACGATGCCGTGATCATTTCCAACTATGTTGATTGGGAAGTGCCGCATGAAGCGGAGCGCGCCATCGCCTCTTGGCGCGAGAAATTTGATTACCCCAAAATTCAGTTCGAAAATGCTTTTGGGGCGCTCGCCTATCTCGAAGAAAAATACGGAGCAGTCATTCCTGAAATCCGGGGAGATACCGCCAACAATTCCGCCGACTACAGCAGCATTGATCCGAAGGCCCAAGGCGAAAAACGCGAGACCACCCGACTGCTCGCCTTTGCCGAGTCGCTGCACGTTCTGGCCGCCAGCCGGGATCCGGAAATCTTCGCCCCGCTCACGTGGGGTTTCGAGGAAGCCTACCAGACTTTGGTAGAGTTCGATGAGCACTGCTGGCCCACGATGCTCTCGGTGAATGATCAAAACGTCTTCAACACCGTGGTCGTAAAACAGCATGGTCTTGGCCGCGCTCGCGCCTTCGTCGACCAAGCTATCGCGCGAGCCGAGCAAACTTTGCTGGGGAAAAATGAATACCCCGCATCCGTGCCGGAGCGCCTCGCCGTCTGGAACTCGCTGGCGCATCCTCGCAGCGGCATAGCCGAGTATCCACTGCCGGTTCAGGCTTTAAACCAAAGGGCCTACCATATCGTAGAGGAAACCACGGGAACAATCGTCCCGGCGGAATACACTCCGGAGGGCAAGCTGCGTTTCCACGCCGATGTTCCGGCGCTGGGTTACGCCGTGTATCGCTTGGCGCTCGGCTCGGTTTCGTTGCCCTCCGCTTTCGAGGTCGTCGCTCGGGAAGATGAACTCGCTGTCATCCTGCACAACCGTTGGTATCGCCTGGAAGTCAGTCGAGCCGACGGCGCGGTTCGCTCCCTGCGTAGTCTGGTTTTGGATCGTGAGTTGTTGGATGTGAAGGCTCAGTTCTCATTCAACACCTTCATCCGCTGCCATGCACCGGCACTTTTCTCGGCCGATCTCACCTTGAAGCGGATCGGGCATTCCACTGTGCGTGTGCAAGATCAGGGACCGATCTCCGCCGCCGTTGAGATCATAACCAAGGACAACGAGTTGGACGTCGAGATCGTCACTACGCTGCGCCTCTTTGCCGAGGAGGATCGCCTGGAGGTGATTAACGACGTCCGCCGCATGGGATTCCTGCACACGACCAAGGCCGACCGTTATCGTGAGAATGTTTTTGTGGCCTTCCCATTCGCCGTGCCCGCAGCCTCATTCCGGGTTGAGCAGGGACCGGGAACGCTGGACCCGGCCAAGGATCTGGCTCCCGGTTCCAACACCGACTTCGTGATGGCCAACCGCTGGATCGATGTCGCCAATGCCGACTTCGGCATCACTCTCTCCCCGCGCGAGGCGGCCTGCTTCCACTGCGGGCAGATCAACTACAACCAGTTCGGTCCTAAGTTCAAAGCGACCAACTCCCATCTGTTCAACTACGTCTGGTCAAATCGCATGGCGGGCCTGACCCACCTCTCGGCGGGCTCTTATCAAGCGACCCTGAGCTACTCGCTCCGTGCCCACGCGGGCGATTGGAGAGCGGGTCAAGCCGCCGATTTCGGCTGGCGCCAAGCCCTGCCAGCGCTGGTTTCGGCCTGCGCTGCGGAAACACCCAACCGCCTCTCCGTGCTCAGCGTCGATGCGCCCAATGTGCAGCTCAGCGTCTTAAAACGGTCCGCCGCACCGGGACGCGGCAACATCGTCCGGCTGGTCGAAACCGAGGGTCGCCCCACCACGCGGGTTCGGCTCGGGTTGACCGGACTTCCCTGCGCCCAAGCCACGCTCTGCGACCTGGTGGAAAACGACCTTTCCCCGCTCCCGGTTCAGGGCAACACCGTGGAGTTCGACCTCGCAGCCTACGCCTTCGCCACGATCCGCCTGGAAGGCCCGGCGGAGGCATTACACGCCATCGCCGAGCTTTCCGTGCAACGCACGACCGATGCCAGCATCCACCTCGCCTGGCGAACGGTGGACGACCGTCCCGCTGCGGGTTTTCACATCTTCCGCAGCGAGGTCCACGCCGAGGCGCCCTCGCAAAGAACCCTGGTCGGCTACACCACCGACCGTGAGTTTGTTGACCGCGACCTCAATCCCGGCACCGACTACACCTACCGGGTGGCCGTTGCCGCAGCGGATAACCGGCAAGGCCCCGCCAGCGCCCCGCTGCGCACCGCGACCGGGATCAACAACACGACTCCGCCACGCCCGCTGGTCGAGGTCGGCGTGGTTCCCTTGCCCAGCAAGCGGCTCTGGCTCTACTGGCAACGCTCCGCCGAACGCGACCTCGCGCTCTATCGCGTCCACCGCTCCTCAACGCCCGATTTCATGCCAACCGCCGAGACCTTGGTTGCCGAGGTGCCGCCCGCTCGGGAGTTCTACGTGACCTATCGCGATGAAAACGTCGCCCCCGGCGAGACGTGGTTCTACCGCGTCCTGCCAGTGGACTTCGCCGCCCACGAGCAACGCACCTCCCTCTGCGTCTCAGGCACCTTGCCTCATCGGCTATGA
- a CDS encoding MFS transporter produces MLSRLLPSNKTDPELGPLRPGLVFSFFNAMGWQIAIGTPLVLFAEQLGAGPEKVGLAASMFFLLTPVQIVATALLPRYGYKGLMLGGWLIRSLLLLVPIMLAVLAPTIGVRSWMASALVGMIFFFCLFRAIGLAAMMPWFYSIIPQGARGRYFSSESMLAGVSSVLTLLVCAGLFAVLPVFPALGVQYGISLAGSIWSYYALRRLPDGPVPEPIKLETVFRTLPDIVLRRSEFRRYLWLSLLCFATTAPIPPFLAYYLKTVRELEPSWIMGLEVFRYGGVILASVLIRRRIDGMGARPFVLLSFGLYFGLAAYWMVFVRTGLGGSVGLIAAYIALGLGGATWTVGNLAYLPKLIPPEQRTLMISVYGALTSLVAGLATLGWGCVLRPAGAVVGLDAWRFQVFFGVAMAGVAFISFLFARRPEPNVEPPKPPSSAAVGLVPKPDVSLAPSA; encoded by the coding sequence ATGCTTTCACGCCTGCTACCTTCCAACAAGACCGACCCCGAACTGGGGCCGTTGAGACCGGGTTTGGTGTTTTCATTTTTTAATGCGATGGGGTGGCAGATTGCCATCGGCACCCCGTTGGTGCTTTTCGCGGAGCAACTGGGCGCTGGACCGGAAAAAGTGGGTCTGGCCGCATCGATGTTTTTTTTGCTCACGCCAGTGCAGATAGTGGCCACCGCGCTGCTGCCACGCTACGGCTACAAAGGGTTGATGCTTGGCGGCTGGCTCATTCGTTCGCTTCTGCTCCTGGTGCCGATCATGCTCGCGGTGCTGGCGCCAACGATCGGGGTGCGGTCGTGGATGGCTTCGGCTCTGGTCGGCATGATCTTCTTTTTCTGTCTATTTCGAGCCATCGGGCTGGCCGCGATGATGCCGTGGTTTTACTCGATCATTCCCCAAGGGGCGCGTGGCCGTTATTTCTCCAGCGAGTCAATGCTGGCCGGGGTGTCTAGTGTGCTGACGCTGCTGGTGTGCGCGGGTTTGTTCGCGGTGCTGCCGGTTTTCCCGGCACTAGGCGTGCAATACGGCATCTCGCTCGCGGGTTCGATTTGGAGCTACTATGCGTTGCGCCGCCTGCCAGACGGGCCGGTGCCCGAGCCGATCAAGCTCGAGACCGTGTTTCGTACGTTGCCAGACATCGTGCTGCGAAGAAGCGAGTTTCGACGTTACCTTTGGCTATCGCTGCTTTGCTTTGCGACGACTGCGCCGATTCCCCCCTTCCTAGCCTATTACCTGAAAACCGTGCGCGAACTTGAACCGAGCTGGATCATGGGGCTCGAGGTCTTTCGCTACGGCGGGGTGATCCTTGCCTCGGTGCTCATCCGTCGGCGCATTGACGGGATGGGGGCGCGTCCCTTCGTATTGCTATCGTTCGGACTTTATTTTGGCCTCGCCGCTTACTGGATGGTTTTTGTGCGCACCGGTCTCGGCGGGAGCGTTGGTTTGATTGCGGCTTATATCGCGCTCGGCCTTGGCGGCGCTACTTGGACGGTGGGCAACCTCGCCTACCTGCCGAAGCTCATTCCGCCGGAGCAACGCACCTTGATGATTTCAGTTTATGGAGCTCTGACTTCGCTGGTGGCCGGGCTCGCGACCCTGGGCTGGGGCTGTGTGTTGCGACCGGCCGGCGCGGTGGTCGGGCTGGATGCGTGGCGCTTTCAAGTATTCTTCGGCGTGGCGATGGCAGGGGTGGCGTTCATTTCATTCCTATTTGCCCGCCGGCCCGAACCGAATGTCGAGCCGCCCAAGCCGCCATCTTCGGCAGCGGTCGGGCTGGTCCCAAAACCTGACGTCAGCTTAGCGCCCAGCGCGTAG
- a CDS encoding SIS domain-containing protein, translating to MPNNSSHRDHLAELLNRRPELAPLAADIRNAADLFLECFRNGGNALIAGNGGSAADADHWAGELMKGFESRRPLTQEQRAGLRPELADKLQQAVPCIPLTGFPALRTAVANDIDPTLEFAQLVMALGRPGSLFVGLSTSGNAENVCAAAEVARAKGLKVLGLTGEGGGKLAPLCDLCLRVPARRTLEVQEFHLPIYHTLCLIIENEFFLN from the coding sequence ATGCCGAACAATTCATCGCACCGTGACCATCTTGCCGAGTTGCTGAATCGTCGCCCCGAACTCGCCCCGCTTGCCGCTGATATCCGCAATGCCGCCGACTTGTTTCTCGAATGCTTCCGCAACGGTGGCAACGCACTCATCGCCGGCAACGGTGGTAGCGCCGCCGATGCGGATCATTGGGCGGGCGAACTCATGAAAGGCTTCGAGTCGCGCCGCCCGCTCACGCAGGAGCAGCGCGCGGGTCTGCGCCCCGAGCTTGCCGACAAGCTCCAGCAGGCCGTGCCCTGCATCCCGCTCACCGGCTTTCCGGCGCTCCGCACCGCCGTCGCCAACGATATCGACCCGACCCTGGAATTCGCCCAGCTCGTCATGGCTCTCGGCCGCCCCGGCAGCCTCTTCGTGGGTCTCTCGACCTCCGGCAACGCAGAGAATGTCTGCGCCGCCGCCGAGGTCGCGAGGGCGAAGGGGCTCAAGGTGCTCGGACTGACCGGTGAGGGCGGCGGGAAACTCGCGCCGCTCTGCGACCTCTGCCTCCGCGTCCCAGCCAGGCGAACGCTGGAGGTTCAGGAATTCCATCTCCCGATTTACCACACCCTCTGCCTCATCATCGAAAACGAATTCTTTTTAAACTGA
- a CDS encoding FAD-dependent oxidoreductase — protein MHPVTRTHMNRGHAEAVHVGDVEDPVSRSRMLRNAQLKTLRLLYFMQQVLGKTDWSVADDEGFDTPHHRAEVDSWIFDDPEIAPFREILYHFPPQPYVRESRRIIGLHTLTAKEIERRPGAPVRFEDVVAIGDYMVDLHQQVTPSVLEADLDSQNDAPAFNGDRGYGPFAIPFRCFIPEQVDGLLAAEKNISQSRLANGATRVQPCAMLTGQAAGAIAALGIRHGVPPRILAPVLVQWELLSSGCPLTIAPLRDLATDSPEWKSAQLAAACGFMELDNGWFHPCARLDTAALSQSAERLSVAPPESDGAITRQSLATVLGLAAKHSQVTLDYRLADGFGDEPVTRSETAQVLADLLVARGLALVTGEGQVVRWIEPRPVTPPLCLQDLSSALFPPSERWWMESHSDFRHWFDLLQRS, from the coding sequence ATGCATCCGGTGACGCGGACTCACATGAACCGTGGCCATGCAGAGGCGGTCCATGTTGGGGATGTTGAGGATCCGGTCTCCCGGTCACGCATGCTTAGAAATGCACAGCTCAAGACCCTGCGGTTGCTTTACTTCATGCAGCAGGTGCTTGGTAAGACGGATTGGAGCGTGGCAGACGATGAGGGCTTCGACACGCCACATCACCGGGCAGAAGTGGACTCGTGGATTTTCGACGATCCCGAGATCGCTCCTTTCCGAGAGATTCTCTACCATTTCCCTCCGCAACCCTATGTCCGCGAGAGCAGGCGAATCATCGGCTTGCACACGCTGACCGCAAAGGAAATCGAGCGTCGGCCGGGGGCTCCCGTGCGCTTCGAGGATGTCGTTGCCATCGGCGATTACATGGTGGATCTGCACCAGCAAGTGACTCCTTCGGTTCTTGAAGCGGACCTGGATTCGCAAAACGATGCCCCTGCATTTAATGGCGATCGAGGCTATGGTCCCTTCGCCATACCTTTCCGTTGTTTCATTCCCGAGCAAGTGGATGGCCTGCTGGCGGCGGAAAAGAACATCTCGCAGTCCCGCCTGGCCAACGGAGCGACCCGTGTCCAACCCTGCGCCATGCTCACCGGGCAGGCAGCCGGTGCCATCGCCGCCCTGGGTATCCGCCATGGCGTGCCGCCACGCATCCTTGCGCCGGTGCTTGTGCAGTGGGAGCTGCTTTCCTCGGGTTGCCCCCTCACCATCGCCCCGCTGCGGGATCTGGCGACTGATAGTCCAGAGTGGAAATCCGCGCAGCTTGCCGCAGCGTGCGGTTTTATGGAACTGGACAACGGCTGGTTTCACCCCTGTGCTCGTCTCGACACCGCCGCCCTGAGTCAGAGCGCCGAGAGGCTTTCGGTAGCACCTCCTGAAAGCGACGGCGCGATCACCCGCCAGTCTCTGGCGACCGTTCTGGGTCTGGCGGCAAAGCATTCACAGGTCACTTTGGACTATCGTTTGGCTGATGGTTTCGGGGACGAGCCTGTCACCCGTTCGGAGACCGCTCAAGTTCTCGCCGACCTCTTGGTTGCACGCGGGCTCGCGCTCGTGACCGGAGAAGGGCAAGTCGTCCGTTGGATCGAGCCGCGCCCGGTCACTCCCCCCCTCTGTTTACAAGACCTGAGTAGTGCGCTGTTCCCTCCCAGCGAACGTTGGTGGATGGAATCTCACAGCGACTTCCGCCACTGGTTCGATCTTTTGCAAAGGAGCTGA